The following proteins are encoded in a genomic region of Pseudomonas sp. Os17:
- a CDS encoding MarR family winged helix-turn-helix transcriptional regulator, whose amino-acid sequence MNILENKHHIMLQALENISPDARESVRLCFELLSAAATINRVCAVRLARYSLSEGRFVIMLTLKSAGGKLSPLELATRLSITTGTVTGLLDGLQGDGFIKRKPDPTDRRKLIINLTAEGKQVVDEVFADHTDWICSIIEGLSAEQRQALTEAIYCISASPALALQPPDGD is encoded by the coding sequence ATGAATATTTTAGAGAACAAACATCACATCATGCTGCAGGCACTGGAGAACATTTCTCCCGACGCTCGCGAGAGCGTCAGACTGTGCTTCGAACTGCTTTCGGCCGCAGCGACCATCAACCGCGTCTGTGCTGTACGGCTTGCCCGCTACAGCCTTTCAGAGGGGCGCTTCGTGATCATGCTGACCCTCAAGAGTGCGGGCGGGAAACTCTCGCCACTGGAACTCGCGACGCGCTTGTCCATCACCACTGGCACCGTGACCGGACTGCTCGATGGCCTGCAAGGCGATGGTTTCATCAAGCGCAAGCCAGACCCGACGGATCGACGCAAGCTGATCATCAACCTGACCGCGGAAGGCAAGCAGGTGGTGGACGAAGTGTTCGCCGATCACACCGATTGGATCTGCAGCATTATCGAAGGCCTGAGCGCGGAACAACGCCAGGCGCTGACTGAAGCGATCTATTGCATTTCTGCAAGCCCCGCCCTGGCACTGCAACCTCCTGACGGGGATTAG